Proteins encoded in a region of the Mesoflavibacter profundi genome:
- a CDS encoding bifunctional UDP-3-O-[3-hydroxymyristoyl] N-acetylglucosamine deacetylase/3-hydroxyacyl-ACP dehydratase, producing MAIINTDIKQKTIKDEVSLTGVGLHTGKEVTLTFKPAPENAGFAFKRIDLEGNPVIEADANYVTNTQRGTCLEKNGVTIQTCEHVLAALVGMDIDNAILELDNSEPPIMDGSSKFFVEAIEKAGIVEQNATREVFEVTDVISYVDEESGSEILVMPSSDYKVTTMVDFGTKVLGTQNATLDKMSDFKEHISDSRTFSFLHELESLLEHGLIKGGDLNNAIVYVDKEISPDTIEKLKIAFNKETISVKPNGILDNLTLHHPNEAARHKLLDVIGDLALTGTHIKGKVIANKPGHFVNTQFAKKMSKIIKNDRRNNVPKVDLNQTPLMDVNQIMDMLPHRQPFLLLDKVFELTDTYVIGSKNVTMNEDFFRGHFPGAPVMPGVLIVEAMAQTGGILVLSTVPDPENYLTFFMKIDNVKFKQKVMPGDTLIFKCELISPIRRGICHMQGYAYANGKLCAEAELMAQISKVKNN from the coding sequence ATGGCAATAATTAACACAGATATTAAGCAAAAAACCATTAAAGATGAAGTCTCCTTAACTGGTGTAGGATTACATACAGGAAAAGAAGTGACTTTAACATTTAAACCAGCGCCAGAAAATGCTGGTTTTGCTTTTAAACGCATCGACTTAGAAGGTAATCCTGTAATAGAAGCAGATGCTAATTATGTAACTAACACACAAAGAGGTACTTGTTTAGAAAAAAACGGTGTCACTATTCAAACTTGTGAACATGTTCTAGCTGCTTTAGTAGGAATGGATATAGACAATGCTATATTAGAATTGGATAATTCTGAACCACCAATTATGGATGGATCCTCAAAGTTTTTTGTCGAAGCTATAGAAAAAGCCGGAATTGTAGAGCAAAATGCAACAAGAGAAGTTTTTGAAGTTACAGATGTAATATCTTATGTAGATGAAGAAAGTGGTAGCGAAATACTAGTTATGCCTTCATCAGATTATAAAGTAACAACAATGGTAGATTTTGGTACTAAAGTCTTAGGTACACAAAATGCTACTTTAGATAAAATGTCCGATTTTAAAGAACATATTTCAGATTCTAGAACATTTAGTTTTTTACATGAATTAGAATCGTTATTAGAACATGGATTAATAAAAGGCGGAGATTTAAATAATGCTATCGTGTATGTTGATAAAGAAATTTCTCCAGATACAATAGAAAAACTTAAAATAGCTTTTAATAAAGAGACTATATCTGTTAAACCTAACGGTATATTAGATAACTTAACATTACATCATCCTAATGAAGCAGCTAGGCATAAATTATTAGATGTAATTGGTGATTTAGCACTTACTGGAACACATATAAAAGGTAAGGTGATTGCTAATAAACCTGGACATTTTGTAAATACTCAGTTTGCAAAAAAAATGTCTAAAATCATTAAAAACGATAGACGTAATAATGTTCCAAAAGTTGATTTAAATCAAACACCTTTAATGGATGTTAATCAAATTATGGATATGTTACCTCATAGACAACCTTTTTTATTATTAGATAAGGTTTTTGAGTTAACAGATACTTACGTAATTGGATCTAAAAACGTAACCATGAATGAAGACTTCTTTAGAGGTCATTTTCCTGGTGCGCCAGTAATGCCAGGTGTTTTAATTGTAGAAGCTATGGCGCAAACAGGTGGGATTTTAGTGCTTAGTACTGTTCCAGATCCTGAAAACTACTTGACATTTTTTATGAAAATAGATAATGTTAAATTCAAACAAAAAGTCATGCCTGGAGATACGTTAATCTTTAAATGCGAGTTAATTTCGCCAATAAGAAGAGGTATTTGTCATATGCAAGGATATGCTTATGCTAACGGGAAACTTTGTGCAGAAGCAGAGTTAATGGCACAAATTTCTAAAGTAAAAAATAATTAA
- the efp gene encoding elongation factor P, with protein MATTSDIRNGLCIRYNNDIYKIIEFLHVKPGKGPAFVRTKLKSVTNGKVIDNTFSAGHKLEDVRVETHKFQYLYNDGEFYHFMNEADYTQIRLLEAALDRPDLLKEGEVVTIQINSEDNMPLSVDMPATVILEITATEPGVKGNTATNATKPATVETGATVNVPLFINEGDKIKVETEKGTYKERVKE; from the coding sequence ATGGCAACAACATCAGACATTAGAAACGGATTATGTATTAGATATAACAACGATATTTATAAAATCATTGAGTTTTTACACGTAAAACCAGGAAAAGGTCCTGCTTTTGTTAGAACAAAATTAAAAAGTGTAACTAACGGTAAGGTAATAGATAATACCTTTTCAGCAGGACATAAATTAGAAGATGTCCGTGTAGAGACTCATAAATTTCAGTATTTATATAATGATGGTGAGTTTTATCATTTTATGAATGAAGCAGATTATACTCAAATTAGATTATTAGAAGCTGCTTTAGATAGACCTGATTTATTAAAAGAAGGCGAAGTGGTTACAATTCAAATCAATTCAGAAGATAACATGCCACTTTCTGTAGATATGCCGGCAACAGTAATTTTAGAAATTACAGCTACAGAGCCTGGTGTAAAAGGTAATACAGCTACAAATGCTACAAAACCAGCAACTGTAGAAACTGGTGCAACAGTTAATGTACCTTTATTTATAAATGAAGGTGATAAAATTAAGGTTGAAACAGAAAAAGGAACTTATAAAGAAAGAGTTAAAGAATAA
- the lpxA gene encoding acyl-ACP--UDP-N-acetylglucosamine O-acyltransferase, with protein MNQPLAYVHPGAKIAKNVVIEPFATIHNNVTIGEGTWIGSNVTIMEGARIGKNCNIFPGAVISAVPQDLKYNDEDTLTIIGDNVTIRECVTINRGTTDKMKTVVGNNCLIMAYCHIAHDCIVGDNCIFSNNSTLAGHITVGDYVVLAGMTAVHQFCSIGNHAFVTGGSLVRKDVPPFVKAAREPLSYVGINSVGLRRRGFTTEKIREIQDIYRILYQKNYNNSQASEIIEAEMEATPERDEILQFIKNSHRGIMKGYFKSN; from the coding sequence ATGAATCAACCTTTAGCATACGTACATCCAGGAGCAAAAATTGCTAAAAATGTCGTTATAGAACCTTTCGCTACCATACATAATAATGTTACAATTGGAGAAGGAACATGGATAGGAAGTAATGTAACTATCATGGAAGGCGCAAGAATAGGTAAAAATTGTAATATTTTTCCTGGAGCAGTAATTTCTGCAGTACCTCAAGATTTAAAATATAACGATGAAGACACATTAACAATAATTGGTGATAATGTTACCATTAGAGAATGTGTGACCATAAATAGAGGAACAACAGATAAAATGAAAACAGTTGTAGGTAATAACTGTTTAATTATGGCGTATTGCCACATTGCACATGATTGTATTGTTGGAGATAATTGTATTTTTTCAAATAACAGTACACTAGCAGGTCATATTACAGTTGGAGACTACGTTGTTTTAGCAGGTATGACAGCAGTACATCAATTTTGTTCTATCGGTAACCATGCGTTTGTAACTGGAGGATCTTTAGTAAGAAAAGATGTACCACCATTTGTAAAAGCTGCAAGAGAACCGTTATCTTACGTTGGTATTAACTCTGTAGGATTAAGACGAAGAGGTTTTACAACCGAAAAAATTAGAGAAATTCAAGATATATACAGAATTTTATATCAAAAAAATTATAATAACTCTCAAGCTTCCGAAATTATTGAAGCAGAAATGGAAGCAACGCCAGAGAGAGATGAAATTTTACAATTCATCAAAAACTCTCATAGAGGTATAATGAAAGGTTATTTCAAATCAAATTAA